In Deltaproteobacteria bacterium, a single window of DNA contains:
- a CDS encoding beta-lactamase-like protein 2, translating to MADSGGKTRVVTDSMLGLHMKDIDAWSPRVTVVLGQNPGAFTGPGTNTYLIGTGRRPLLLDTGQGVPAYLPLLEQAVSERNADGLQEIVLTHVHPDHVGGVPAIQQRFGPLPVAKKPWPGRDIGFDSTAIEDGAVVSTDGATLRAIFTPGHARDHLCFYLEEERALFTGDVVLGAGTTVIGDDGDLIDYLDSLRRLLTLDVAVIYPAHGPAIRNPREKIEQYIAHRLLREEQVVAGLRAGVTDAPALVKRMYTDVPEFLHTAAAMSVTSHLRKLEKEGRVTQADGAWHLS from the coding sequence ACATCGATGCGTGGAGCCCGCGGGTCACGGTCGTGCTCGGACAGAATCCGGGCGCATTCACGGGACCCGGCACCAACACGTACCTCATCGGCACCGGGCGGCGACCGTTGCTGCTCGATACCGGCCAAGGAGTCCCCGCGTATCTGCCGCTACTCGAACAGGCCGTGAGCGAGCGCAATGCCGACGGGTTGCAGGAGATCGTGCTCACGCATGTGCATCCCGACCACGTCGGCGGCGTGCCGGCGATTCAGCAACGCTTCGGCCCGCTGCCGGTGGCGAAGAAGCCGTGGCCCGGTCGCGATATCGGCTTCGACTCGACCGCGATCGAGGACGGCGCGGTGGTCAGCACCGACGGCGCCACGCTGCGCGCGATTTTCACGCCCGGCCACGCGCGCGACCATCTCTGCTTCTATCTCGAAGAGGAGCGCGCACTGTTCACCGGCGATGTCGTGTTGGGTGCCGGCACCACGGTGATCGGCGACGACGGCGACTTGATCGACTATCTCGATTCTTTGCGCCGGCTGCTCACCCTCGACGTTGCCGTGATCTATCCCGCCCACGGTCCTGCCATTCGCAACCCGCGCGAAAAGATCGAGCAGTACATCGCTCATCGCCTGCTGCGCGAAGAGCAGGTGGTGGCGGGATTGCGCGCCGGCGTGACCGACGCACCGGCGCTGGTCAAGCGCATGTACACCGATGTGCCCGAGTTCTTGCACACCGCCGCCGCCATGTCGGTGACCTCTCACCTGCGCAAGCTGGAAAAGGAAGGTCGCGTGACGCAAGCGGACGGCGCGTGGCACCTCAGTTGA